Part of the Geodermatophilus obscurus DSM 43160 genome is shown below.
TATCTCGTCGGCGACGCGCCAGATGTGGATGAACGTCCACGACGTGGGGCGACCCGACGGGGGCACATCGGCGAGCAGGGGCATCGTCGACTCCCGATGGGTGCCGTGCAGAGTGAGGTGCTGCGCCACGGTGTCGCCGTTCCCGATGAGGTGGTGCTGTCCGAGGGTGACCGGTCCGAGATCGTGGTCGATGGTGCGCAGGATCCAAGCCAGCCCGCTGCGGCCCTGAGGACCGGCCGCGTGGTTGACCATGTCCACGGCGACGAGCTCGTCGAGGAAGGTGTCGTCGCCTGCCTGCTGGCGTCGGAGCATCTCCTCGACGATCGCCCGCGCGCCTCGTTCGTCCATGCTGGCCAGCGTCCCATCGCGAACGCGGGCTTTGGTGTCGACGGCTCTCGGCCCTCGAACGCGCGAGCGTTGCTGAGCAGGGCGCCGCGGGCGTGTCCCGGCGGCCGAGCCCCAGGGTGCCGAACCAGCGCCGCTCAAGGTGCGCGAGCTCGAGTACCAGCGCCTCGATCGCTCCAAGGCGTAGCAGTCGGGGGCGCAGGCGCGGCGGCGTACTTCCGGCAGACCTACGTGATCAAGTCCGCGCGTCCGGGCCATGTGCTCCTGCGGTCGCAATGTGGTCGCGCACTGCGCGTCACCGGGGCCGAAACAGCGGTCAAAGGCCGACACGCAGGGGAGCGCTGACGAGCGTGGACGGCATCAGGCGGCACCGTCCGACAAGTCCGAGCTTGAGCTTTGATCCGCTGACTGGTCCAGTGCACTAGGGCTGGAGGCCAGTGCTGCCGAGCGGCCCTACGCATGTCGTTTCCTATAGATGTCGTTCCCATCCTTGTCCGCTCCTGCGGGCGCCGGCCAACCCGGCCATGTGCAGTTCGCGGCCTTCACCCGCGGGTCGTGCTTTCAGATCGGTCACTCAACCAGCTCCGTCTGCGCGACCTCTGGTGGCTGGAGGCTGGTTGCGCGAGCGGGACCAGCGGGACGCGGGCTTGGTGTTCGCCGTGCCGCCCGCTCATGCGTCAGGCCTCGGCAAGTCCTGCGGTATGAGAAGAACGTCCAGGGCATCCGTCGGTCACGGCCTTGACCTCGGACGGCCAAAGGCGCGGATAATCTCCCGACCCAACAGCTGCCGTGTCCGCACTGCAGATACTCGGTACCCACAGGCGTACAGATTTCGCCTGCCCCGCGTGTCGTGACCGAAAAGGGATGGCCGATGTGGCGTCTTGCGCGTGTCCTACTGGCCGTCGTGGTCGGCGTGGTGGTCACAGCTCCAGCGGCATCCGCTGCACCGGACCATGGGTCGCGGCCTGTACCGGACCGTGAGCTGGCGACCCTCCTTGGGGAGCTTTGGGAGACGGTCCTCGAAACGCCCGTGCCCGCGAACCCGCTAGCCGCGGGCGAAGCCTGGTGCGTCGACCTGGACGGAGTGGTCGCACCATTCACCCTGGACCCCGCGGCCGTACCGACGTGCACCGTGGATGTCGGTACCGAAATCTTCGTCGCGGCCCTGAGCGTCGAGTGCAGCACCGTGGAGGAGCCACCGTTCTACGGCGGCAACGAGGCCGAGCTGCGCCAGTGCGTACGGGATCTGGACGTGCTGCAGGGCGACCTCACCGTCACCGTCGACGGGGAGCCCATCCCGCTGACCCCGGTGGAGTCGCCCCTGCTGCGGCTCGACCTCCCGGAGGACAACCTCCTCGGGGTCCCAGCCCAGCAGGCGCTCTCCGTCGCGTCCGGATTGGTCGCCCTCCTGCAGCCGCTGTCGCCGGGGACGCACGAGATCGTGACCACCGGCACGGGAACCGTCCTCGGCGACTTCACCAACGTGACGACGATCGTGGTCGAGCCGGGACGGTGGTCGACCCACCACTGAACCGGGTCACCAGCCGCGGGCGCGCCACTCCGCGAGGTGCGGGCGCTCGGCGCCCAGCGTGCTGTCCTTGCCGTGGCCGGGGTAGATCCACGTCGAGTCGTCGAACCGTTCGAAGATCCGCTCCTCCAGGTCGTCCATCAGCGACGTGAAGTCGGTCGGGCTCGTTGCCCTCCCAGGACCCCCGGGGAAGAGGCTGTCGCCGGTGAAGGCGTGCGTGCCCGCGCCCTCCGGCCCGCGCCAGACCAGCGCGATGCTGCCCGGCGTGTGCCCGCGCAGGTGGACCACCTCGAGGGTCTGCGCGCCGACGCGGACGGTCTCGCCGTGCACGACGGGCCGCTGGACCGGGACGGGGAGCTCGTCGGCGTCGGCGGGGTGCGCCACGGTGACCGCGCCGGTCGCCTCGACCACCTCGGGCAGCGCGCGGTGGTGGTCCCAGTGCCCGTGCGTGGTGACGACGGTGCGGACGTCGGCGTCGCCGATGAACGCGCGCAGCGCCTCGGGCTCGGCCGCCGCGTCGATCAGCAGCGCCTCGCCGGAGTCGGGGTCGCGCAGCAGGTAGGCGTTGTTGGCCATCTCGCTGACCGCCAGCTTGCTGATCGTCAGCCCCGGCAGCTCCCGGACGTCGGCCGGGCCACCCACCTCGACGTCCCCGGTGTAGCTCCGCGAGCCCATGCCAGCCTCCCGTTCGTGCAGTGTCGGCAGCCGCGGTTACGGTCCAGGCATGGACGCTAGCGGAGGTCTCCCGGGCGGTCGGATCGTCGGCCTCCCGGCCACCGAGCTGGCCGCGCGGGTCCGGTCGGGGGAGCTGACCGCGGTCGAGGTCGTCCGCGCGCACCTGGCCCACCTCGACGCTGTCGAGCCGCGGATCAGCGCCTTCCGCGTCGTCCGCCGCGAGGCCGCCCTGGCCGAGGCGTACGCCGTCGACACCGCGCTCACCCGCTTCGCGATGCCGCTGGCCGGGGTGCCGGTGGCGGTCAAGGACAACGTCGCCGTCGCGGGTGAGGTCTGCACCGACGGCGCGCCGGCACGCGCCGGGCAGCCGGAGACCCGGGACCACGAGGTCGTCACCCGGCTGCGCCGGGCGGGGGCGGTCGTCGTCGGCATCACCCGCATGCCGGAGCTGGGGCTCTACGGCGCCACCGACGCGCCGGGCACGGTCTGCCGCAACCCCTGGGACACCGCCCGCTCGCCGGCCGGCAGCTCCGGCGGGAGCGCGGCGGCGGTCGCCTCCGGGGCGGTGCCGCTCGCCCACGGCAACGACGGGATGGGCTCGCTGCGCCTGCCGGCGGCCGCCTGCGGGCTGGTGACCCTCAAGCCGGGCGCCGGCGTGGTGCCCGGTGGCATCGGCGCGGACGACTGGTCCGGCATGACCGTCAACGGCGCGCTGGCGACCACCGTGGCCGACCTCGCGGTCGCGCACGCGGTGCTGGCGGGGGAGGAGCCGGCTCCGCTCGAGGCGCCCGGCCGGCCGCTGCGCATCGCCGTCTCCACCCGCTCGCCGGTGCCCGGCACCCGCGCCGACGGGCCCGCCCGGGCAGCCGTCGACGCCGTGGTCGCGGCCCTCGTCGCGGCCGGGCACACCGTCGTCCGGCGCGACCCGCCGATCACTCCCGGAGCAGCGGGCGGCGCGTTGGCCCGCTGGGCGGCCGCCGCCGCCGACGACGCGGCGCACCTCGGCATCCCGTTCGCCGACCTCCAGCCGCGCAGCCGCACCCACGCCCGGCTCGGGCGCGCCGTGCGAGCCGCCGGACTGGTCCGTCCGCGCACCGCCGCGCGGTTCCGCGAGCGGATGGTGGGGTTCTTCGCCGACGTCGATCTGCTGCTCACGCCGGTCGTGACCGGCCCGCCGCTGCCTGCCCGGCCCTGGCACGAACGCTCCTTCCTGGCCAACGTGACGGCGCAGGGGCGCTGGGCGCCGTGGACGGCGGCCTGGAACCTGGCGGGTCTCCCGGCCCTCGTGCTGCCCGCCGGCACCCGGCCCACGGGACAGCCGCTGGCGGTCCAGTTGGTCGGCCCCCCGGGTGCCGAGAGGCGACTACTCTGGACCGCCGGGGAGCTGGAGCGTCGGCTGCCGTGGCGCCGGTACGCACCGGTCTTCGACCCGACCGCCCCGCCGGTCCCCGCACCCGCCTGAGTCCCGACGCGCCGCCGCCGGGCGCGCTCCCACGCGCCGCCCGCCCCGCACCACCCGCTCCGCAGCACCACTCCGCAACCCGCCACCCGGCCCGGAACTCACCGAGCACGACCGACAGGGATCACATGGACCGCCTCGTCGTCCGCGGCGCCCGCGAGCACAACCTCAAGGACGTCAACCTCGACCTGCCCCGCGACGCGCTGATCGTGTTCACGGGGCTGTCCGGCTCGGGGAAGTCCAGCCTCGCCTTCGACACGATCTTCGCCGAGGGTCAGCGCCGCTACGTCGAGTCGCTGTCGGCCTACGCCCGCCAGTTCCTGGGCCAGATGGACAAGCCCGACGTCGACTTCATCGAGGGGCTCTCACCGGCCGTCTCGATCGACCAGAAGTCCACCAACCGCAACCCGCGGTCGACCGTCGGCACGATCACCGAGGTCTACGACTACCTGCGGCTGCTCTACGCCCGCGCCGGCCAGCCGCACTGCCCCAACTGCGGCAAGCCGATCTCCCGGCAGACCCCGCAGCAGATCGTCGACCAGGTGCTGGCGATGGAGGAAGGCACCCGCTTCCAGGTGCTCGCCCCCGTCGTCCGGGCCCGCAAGGGCGAGTACGTCGACCTGTTCAGCTCGCTGCAGACCCAGGGCTTCTCCCGGGTCCGCGTCGACGGCGTCGTCCACCAGCTGACCGACCCGCCGAAGCTGAAGAAGCAGGAGAAGCACACGATCGAGGTGATCGTCGACCGGCTCACCGTCAAGGAGAGCGCGAAGCGGCGGCTCACCGACTCGGTCGAGACGGCGCTGGGCCTGGCCGGCGGTCTCGTCGTCCTCGACTTCGTCGACCTGCCCGAGGACGACCCGCAGCGCGAGCGCACCTTCTCCGAGCACCTGGCCTGCGTGGACGACGGGTTGTCCTTCGAGGCGCTCGAGCCGCGGTCGTTCTCCTTCAACTCGCCGTTCGGCGCCTGCCCCGAGTGCACCGGCATCGGCACCCGCAAGGAGGTCGACCCCGACCTCGTCGTGCCGGACTCCGAGAAGAGCCTGGCGCAGGGCGCGATCGCCCCGTGGGCGACCTCGATGAGCAACGAGTACTTCACCCGGCTGCTCACCGGTCTCTCGCAGCAGCTCGGCTTCTCCATGGACGACCCGTGGGGGCGGCTGCCGGCCAGGGTGCAGAAGGCGGTCCTGCACGGCTCGCCGGACCAGGTGCACGTCCGCTACAAGAACCGCTACGGCCGCGAGCGCAGCTACTACGCCGCCTTCGAGGGCGTGCTGCCCTTCCTCGAGCGGCGGCACGAGGACACCGACAGCGAGTACATGCGGGACAAGTACGAGGGCTACATGCGCGACGTGCCCTGCCCCGTCTGCCACGGCACCCGGCTCAAGCCCGAGATCCTCGCCGTCAAGCTCAACGGCCGTTCGATCGCCGAGGTCACCGGCCTGTCCATCGGCGACGCCTCCGGATGGCTGAACAGCCTGGAGCTCGGCGAGCGCGAGCGGGCCATCGCCGACCGCGTGCTCCGGGAGATCCAGGCCCGGCTGTCCTTCCTGGTCGACGTCGGCCTGGACTACCTGTCGCTGGACCGGCCGGCGGCGACGCTGGCCGGCGGCGAGGCGCAGCGGATCCGGCTGGCCACCCAGATCGGGTCCGGACTGGTCGGCGTCCTGTACGTGCTGGACGAGCCCTCGATCGGGCTGCACCAGCGGGACAACACCCGGCTGATCGAGACCCTCGTGCGGCTGCGCGACATGGGCAACACGCTGATCGTCGTCGAGCACGACGAGGACACCATCAAGACCGCCGACTGGGTCGTCGACATCGGCCCCGGCGCCGGTGAGCACGGCGGCGAGGTCGTCGTCAGCGGCACCGTCGAGGAGCTGCTGGCCAGCGAGCGCTCGCTGACCGGGCAGTACCTCTCCGGGCGCAAGGAAATCGCCGTCCCGCAGGTGCGCCGCCAGCCGACGCCCGGCCGGGAGCTGGTCGTCAAGGGCGCCCGCGAGCACAACCTCAAGGGCGTCGACGTCACCTTCCCGCTGGGCCTGCTCGTCGCGGTCACCGGCGTCTCGGGCTCCGGGAAGTCCAGCCTGGTCAACGACATCCTCTACACGACCCTGGCCAACGAGCTGAACCGCGCGCGGATGGTGCCCGGCCGGCACCGCACCATCACCGGCCTGGACCAGCTCGACAAGGTCGTGCACGTCGACCAGTCGCCCATCGGCCGCACCCCGCGGTCCAACCCGGCGACCTACACCGGCGTCTGGGACCACGTGCGCAAGCTGTTCGCCAGCACGTCGGAGGCGAAGATCCGCGGCTACCAGCCCGGCCGGTTCTCCTTCAACGTCAAGGGCGGTCGCTGCGAGGCCTGCTCCGGCGACGGCACGCTGAAGATCGAGATGAACTTCCTGCCGGACGTCTACGTGCCGTGCGAGGTGTGCAAGGGCGCCCGGTTCAACCGGGAGACCCTCGAGGTGCACTACAAGGGCCGGACCGTCGCCGAGGTCCTGGACATGCCCATCGAGGAGGCGGCCGACTTCTTCGCCGCCATCCCGGCCATCTCCCGGTACCTGCGCACGCTGACCGAGGTCGGGCTGGGGTACGTCCGGCTCGGCCAGCCGGCGACCACCCTCTCCGGCGGCGAGGCGCAGCGCGTCAAGCTGGCCAGCGAGCTGCAGAAGCGGTCCAACGGCCGCAGCATCTACGTGCTGGACGAGCCCACCACCGGGCTGCACTTCGAGGACATCCGCAAGCTGCTGATCGTGCTGCAGGGCCTCGTCGACAAGGGCAACTCCGTCATCGTCATCGAGCACAACCTCGACGTCATCAAGAGCGCCGACTGGCTGATCGACATGGGCCCCGAGGGCGGCTTCCGCGGCGGTACGGTCGTCGCGGAGGGGCCGCCGGAGTTCCTCGCCACGGTCCCGGAGAGCCACACCGGCCGCTACCTGGTCCCGGTGCTCGCCCCGGACGCGGTCGCGGCCGCGGCGGCGCCGAAGAAGCGGGTCCGCAAGAAGGCCAGCTGAGCGGTGGTCGGGCACCCGGGCGAGGATGGCCGGGTGTCCGATCCCGCGCGCACCCACGACCTGGTCGTCTACGGCGCCACCGGCTTCGTCGGCCGGCTGCTCGCCGCTTACCTCGCCGGGGCCGCCCCGACCGGCCTCCGCATCGCGCTGGCCGGCCGGTCGCGGAGCCGGCTCGAGCAGGTGCGCGGTGAGCTGCCGGCGGCCGCCCGGGACTGGCCGCTCGTCGAGGCCGACTCCACCGACGCCGGATCGCTCACCGCGCTGGCCGCCTCGACCGGGGTGCTGGCCACGACCGTCGGCCCGTACCTCCGCCACGGCCTGCCCGTCGTCGAGGCCTGCGCCCGGGCCGGCACGCACTACGCCGACCTCACCGGCGAGGTGCTGTTCGTCCGACGGGCGATCGACCGCACCGACGCGGTCGCCCGCGAGACCGGCGCCCGGATCGTGCACGCCTGCGGATACGACTCCGTACCCTCCGACCTGTCCGCCCTCCTGCTCGCCGAGCGGGCCCGCCTCGACGGTGCCAGCGGCCTGCGCGACGTCCAGCTGGTCGCCACCGCTCGCGGCGGGATCAGCGGCGGCACCGTCGCCTCCGTCCGCGCCCAGTTCGAGGAGCTGGGTCGCGACAGCACGGCGCGCCGGCTGGTCGGCGACCCGTTCGCGCTCAGCCCCGACCGCGACGCCGAGCCCGAGACCCGCCAGCCCCGCGACGCAGCTCCGCCGTCGCGCACCCCGGACGGGCGGTGGACGGCGACCTTCCTCATGGCCCCGTTCAACACCCGCGTCGTCCGGCGCAGCAACGCCCTGCAGGACTGGGCGTACGGCCGCGGGCTGCGCTACGGCGAGGTGATGGGCTGCGGGCGGGGGATCCCCGGTGCCGTGACGGCCGCCGGGGTCACGGCCGGACTGGCCGGCGTCGTCGCCGCAATGAGCCTGCCCCCCACCCGGTCCCTGCTGGACCGGGTGCTCCCCGAACCGGGCGCCGGCCCCGGCGAGGAGACCCGGGCCCGGGGCTGGTTCCGCATGGACGTCGACGCCACCACCGAGGGCGGACGCCGGTACCGCGCCACCGCCGCCGGCCAGGGCGACCCCGGCTACGCCGCCACCGCGCTCATGCTGGGCGAGACCGCGCTGGCGCTGGCGCTGGACGGCGACCGGCTCCCCGGCCGGGCGGGATCGCTCACCCCGGCCACCGCGCTCGGGTCCGTGCTGGTGGACCGGCTGCGCGCCGCCGGGCACACCTACGAGGTGGCGGAGCTCTGAGCCCGCCGACCGGGGGACGCCGGCGGGCTTGAGCGGAGGGCGACTCGAGCCCTACCCTCCGTGTGACCGACGTCACGTCGTCGACCGACGTGGCGGGTCCCCGATGGAGGAGGCGCCGGTGGGTGCGCTCACGCCCGACTGTGACCCAGACCTGTCCAACTGCGGCTCGCCGACGTCCCCGCCCGGGGGCGGCGTGCGGTCCACGGTCGTCCTGCTCGCCCTGGTGACCGTCGCGGTGCTCGCCGTCACCGGCGAGGCGGTGCCGGGCGCGGTGGCCTTCCTGGCCGGTGGGCTGGGTCTGGTGTCCGCGCTCGTGCTGGGCGGGCGGGCGGTCCGCCTGGCCCGGCGGGCCGGCGCAGCGGTCGCGGCGCACGCGCCCTGGGCGGGAGCGGTGCGCCGGTCGCGCCCGGTGGGCTGACGCGGCGGGCCGGCTCCGGGCCGGCCTGCGCGGCCGGCGGGGAGCAGGCAGGCTGACCGGCGACGACGCCGTCCGAGGAGGCCTGCCGCGATGACCGACCCTGCCCCCGTCACCTGGACCACGGCCGCCGACGGCGTCCGGCTGGCCGAGCGCCGGTGGACGCCCGAGGGCGCGGTGCGGGGGACCGTCCAGCTCGTGCACGGGCTCTCCGAGCACGCCGGTCGCTACGAGCGGCTGGCCCGCGCGCTCATCGCGCAGGGCCTCGCCGTCGGCGCCCTCGACCAGCGGGGGCACGGGCGCACGGCGGAGTCGACCGGCCCGGGCGGCTTCGGGGAGGGCGCGAGCAGCGACGCCGTCCTCGACGACGTCCGCGACCTGGGACAGCGGCTGGCCGCCGACCACCCCGGCGTCCCGGCCTTCCTGCTCGGCCACTCGCTGGGTTCCGCGGTCGCGCTTGCCTCGGCCGAGCGCGACGGCGCCGGCCTGGCCGGCCTGGTGCTCTCCGGGCCGATCGGCGTCTCTCCGGGCTTCGTCGAGGTCGTGCCGCAGCTCCAGGCGGCGGTCGCCGGCGGGATGGGCGACCAGCCGATGGACGCCCTGGGCGCCTTCAACGCCCCCTTCGAGCCGGCCCGCACCCCCTTCGACTGGCTGACCCGCGACGCCGACGAGGTCGACGCCTACGTGGCCGACCCGCTGTGCGGCGACGACTTCCCGCCGACGTACCGCTACGGCGCCGGGATGTTCGAGCTCGTGACGCAGGTGGCGACCCCCGAGGGCGTGGCCGGCCTGCCCGACGGGCTGCCGGTGCTGCTGCTGGCCGGGCAGCGCGACCCGGTCGGTGGGGTGGATGCCGCCCAGGTCACCGCGCTGGCCGACCTGCTGCGCGCCCACGGCCTGCCGGTCGAGCTGCGGGTCTACCCCGACGCCCGGCACGAGGTCTTCAACGAGACCAACCGCGACGAGGTGACCGCCGACCTGCTGGCCTGGATGGGTGCCCGGCTCGCCGGCTGACCGGCATCCGAACCACACCGGTGTGATCCCGGGTGCCCCGCGGTCGGCGAAGCGTCGTCCGGCCCACCTAACCTGGGGTACATGCCCGACCCGTCCACGTACCGACCGGCGGTCGGCAGCATCCCGGAGTCGCCCGGCGTCTACAAGTTCCGCGACCCCAACGGCCGGGTGGTCTACGTCGGCAAGGCCAAGAACCTCCGGCAGCGGTTGAACAGCTACTTCGCCGACGTCGCGGGCCTGCACCCTCGCACCCGGCAGATGGTGACGACGGCGGCCAGCGTCGAGTGGACCGTCGTCGGCACGGAGGTCGAGGCCCTCCAGCTCGAGTACAACTGGATCAAGGAGTTCGACCCGCGGTTCAACGTCCGCTACCGCGACGACAAGAGCTACCCGAGCCTCGCCGTGACGCTCAACGAGGAGTACCCGCGGCTGCAGGTGATGCGCGGCCCGAAGAAGAAGGGCGTCCGCTACTTCGGCCCGTACGCGCACGCCTGGGCCATCCGCGAGACGCTCGACACCCTCACCCGAGTCTTCCCGGCGCGGACCTGCTCCAACGGCGTCTTCAAGCGCGCCGGCCAGATCGGCCGGCCCTGCCTGCTCGGCTACATCGGCAAGTGCGCCGCCCCCTGCGTCGGCCGGGTCTCCGCGGAGGAGCACCGGCAGATCGTCGACGGCTTCTGCGAGTTCATGGCCGGGCGCACCGACCAGATGATCCGCCGCCTCGAGCGCGAGATGGCCGAGGCCGCCGAGGCGATGGAGTACGAGAAGGCCGCCCGGCTGCGCGACGACCTCGGCGCCCTCCGGCGGGCGATGGAGAAGCAGGCCGTCGTCCTCGGGAACGGCACCGACGCCGACGTGGTCGCCTTCGCCCAGGACGAGCTGGAGGCCTCCGTGCAGGTCTTCCACGTCCGCGGCGGTCGGGTCCGCGGCCAGCGCGGGTGGATCGTCGACAAGGTCGAGGAGGTCAGCACCGGCGAGCTGGTCGAGCAGTTCGTGCTGCAGGTCTACG
Proteins encoded:
- a CDS encoding ester cyclase, whose amino-acid sequence is MDERGARAIVEEMLRRQQAGDDTFLDELVAVDMVNHAAGPQGRSGLAWILRTIDHDLGPVTLGQHHLIGNGDTVAQHLTLHGTHRESTMPLLADVPPSGRPTSWTFIHIWRVADEIIVEHWACRDDMGLLEQVRG
- a CDS encoding MBL fold metallo-hydrolase, producing the protein MGSRSYTGDVEVGGPADVRELPGLTISKLAVSEMANNAYLLRDPDSGEALLIDAAAEPEALRAFIGDADVRTVVTTHGHWDHHRALPEVVEATGAVTVAHPADADELPVPVQRPVVHGETVRVGAQTLEVVHLRGHTPGSIALVWRGPEGAGTHAFTGDSLFPGGPGRATSPTDFTSLMDDLEERIFERFDDSTWIYPGHGKDSTLGAERPHLAEWRARGW
- a CDS encoding amidase, with the protein product MDASGGLPGGRIVGLPATELAARVRSGELTAVEVVRAHLAHLDAVEPRISAFRVVRREAALAEAYAVDTALTRFAMPLAGVPVAVKDNVAVAGEVCTDGAPARAGQPETRDHEVVTRLRRAGAVVVGITRMPELGLYGATDAPGTVCRNPWDTARSPAGSSGGSAAAVASGAVPLAHGNDGMGSLRLPAAACGLVTLKPGAGVVPGGIGADDWSGMTVNGALATTVADLAVAHAVLAGEEPAPLEAPGRPLRIAVSTRSPVPGTRADGPARAAVDAVVAALVAAGHTVVRRDPPITPGAAGGALARWAAAAADDAAHLGIPFADLQPRSRTHARLGRAVRAAGLVRPRTAARFRERMVGFFADVDLLLTPVVTGPPLPARPWHERSFLANVTAQGRWAPWTAAWNLAGLPALVLPAGTRPTGQPLAVQLVGPPGAERRLLWTAGELERRLPWRRYAPVFDPTAPPVPAPA
- the uvrA gene encoding excinuclease ABC subunit UvrA, with the protein product MDRLVVRGAREHNLKDVNLDLPRDALIVFTGLSGSGKSSLAFDTIFAEGQRRYVESLSAYARQFLGQMDKPDVDFIEGLSPAVSIDQKSTNRNPRSTVGTITEVYDYLRLLYARAGQPHCPNCGKPISRQTPQQIVDQVLAMEEGTRFQVLAPVVRARKGEYVDLFSSLQTQGFSRVRVDGVVHQLTDPPKLKKQEKHTIEVIVDRLTVKESAKRRLTDSVETALGLAGGLVVLDFVDLPEDDPQRERTFSEHLACVDDGLSFEALEPRSFSFNSPFGACPECTGIGTRKEVDPDLVVPDSEKSLAQGAIAPWATSMSNEYFTRLLTGLSQQLGFSMDDPWGRLPARVQKAVLHGSPDQVHVRYKNRYGRERSYYAAFEGVLPFLERRHEDTDSEYMRDKYEGYMRDVPCPVCHGTRLKPEILAVKLNGRSIAEVTGLSIGDASGWLNSLELGERERAIADRVLREIQARLSFLVDVGLDYLSLDRPAATLAGGEAQRIRLATQIGSGLVGVLYVLDEPSIGLHQRDNTRLIETLVRLRDMGNTLIVVEHDEDTIKTADWVVDIGPGAGEHGGEVVVSGTVEELLASERSLTGQYLSGRKEIAVPQVRRQPTPGRELVVKGAREHNLKGVDVTFPLGLLVAVTGVSGSGKSSLVNDILYTTLANELNRARMVPGRHRTITGLDQLDKVVHVDQSPIGRTPRSNPATYTGVWDHVRKLFASTSEAKIRGYQPGRFSFNVKGGRCEACSGDGTLKIEMNFLPDVYVPCEVCKGARFNRETLEVHYKGRTVAEVLDMPIEEAADFFAAIPAISRYLRTLTEVGLGYVRLGQPATTLSGGEAQRVKLASELQKRSNGRSIYVLDEPTTGLHFEDIRKLLIVLQGLVDKGNSVIVIEHNLDVIKSADWLIDMGPEGGFRGGTVVAEGPPEFLATVPESHTGRYLVPVLAPDAVAAAAAPKKRVRKKAS
- a CDS encoding saccharopine dehydrogenase family protein, translated to MSDPARTHDLVVYGATGFVGRLLAAYLAGAAPTGLRIALAGRSRSRLEQVRGELPAAARDWPLVEADSTDAGSLTALAASTGVLATTVGPYLRHGLPVVEACARAGTHYADLTGEVLFVRRAIDRTDAVARETGARIVHACGYDSVPSDLSALLLAERARLDGASGLRDVQLVATARGGISGGTVASVRAQFEELGRDSTARRLVGDPFALSPDRDAEPETRQPRDAAPPSRTPDGRWTATFLMAPFNTRVVRRSNALQDWAYGRGLRYGEVMGCGRGIPGAVTAAGVTAGLAGVVAAMSLPPTRSLLDRVLPEPGAGPGEETRARGWFRMDVDATTEGGRRYRATAAGQGDPGYAATALMLGETALALALDGDRLPGRAGSLTPATALGSVLVDRLRAAGHTYEVAEL
- a CDS encoding alpha/beta fold hydrolase, whose amino-acid sequence is MTDPAPVTWTTAADGVRLAERRWTPEGAVRGTVQLVHGLSEHAGRYERLARALIAQGLAVGALDQRGHGRTAESTGPGGFGEGASSDAVLDDVRDLGQRLAADHPGVPAFLLGHSLGSAVALASAERDGAGLAGLVLSGPIGVSPGFVEVVPQLQAAVAGGMGDQPMDALGAFNAPFEPARTPFDWLTRDADEVDAYVADPLCGDDFPPTYRYGAGMFELVTQVATPEGVAGLPDGLPVLLLAGQRDPVGGVDAAQVTALADLLRAHGLPVELRVYPDARHEVFNETNRDEVTADLLAWMGARLAG